The region TGTGGTTCCACCAATCACGTGTGAGGGATGTGGAGTGGGTGGCGGGCTTGGATTTCTACCAGGGCAGCGGTCGACCAATCGCAGAGCTGCTGAGGGTGAAGACCCGCCCCACAGCAGCCATCCGCAGGAAACCATGACAGTACAAAGATTGTAACAGCATAGAGAGATGAGCATCATCACAgacgttttatttatttgagacGCGTCTGTGTCAGCTCTCCTTCTCTGGGCCTCCCGGCCCCGCCCCCCTGCTGCACCTGTAAATTAGTGTAGAGGGGCGGCGTGGTCATCACACAGGTAACCTTGAGGTTTTAGTATTTGCTGTTTGTGGATAAAATATGAATCAAACTATATAAAAAATACCTGCTAACCAGAAATTTTAACCTGTAAAGATGTTTTATGATATTCTAAACACCAGCTGAAATATaagtcatttaaaatgattttttgaAAAGTTTTTAAACACGCTGCTAAGATAAAAATGCTGAATCATCTGAAAAAACTGATCTCATCGATTAAGCTGCTCGCGGGTTTGGCCATTGTTGTTTATTGTACCCCTATAAACCTGTAATAAATCAAACTAGTGGTTATGGGGGAGGAACCTACAGACAGACACGCCCACTGTGGACCAGAGGCCACGCCCCATCGTCGTGATTGGTCGAACTCACCTTTCTACCTCACAGATGAACCTCATGAACTAAACTGAAACTCTCTGAAGTCATTAAGCTTGGAAATTGTATGTTTTGAACCGAACGTCTTCATCTGGGCCgggttgttgtgttgttgtccCACTTCCTGTAGATCAAAGCAGATAAAACAGGGCTTTAGAGTCACTGGGATTCCAGTGagaaacagcgccacctgctgttacTCAGGTTGTATCCAGACATCTGGGCCTCAACACACGTCAGCACCAAGGTCGTGGAAGAGGTCATGTGAGCATTTCCCCGTTTCCCAGGCTCATTTTTATACTTTATAGGTGCAATTCGATATTTACTTCTCATCAGTGATGAGAAAAAGGTTTGTTCTGCTTCATCAAATAAACACCTTTGATGTCTTTCATTCGTAaacatccaacatccatccatcccattgATCTTTATGATGtcacacttttatttgttttattcatatttatactGTTTCAATGTTTGGTGTTGTGGCTCCGCAAATGTACAAAGATAAAACCCTTTCACGAAGATAAATGTAACCACATAAATGTATGATCTTCCTGGTTTCTAGGTGTGTATCAGAGGACAGGTTGATTTTTGGAAAATTATTTAATCATTAATGGTTTGTTCCTCGACCTAGTGTTTAGATTTAAAACCAAATGGTcacaatatttcatttttgccTGTAATTTATTTCTGGATGGCTTTCtaattgtttattttcttgatttaattttttttttgtcctgatcaataacaaaaaataaaattaaaatactgTGTTTCAAATGTCTCCCATTTCTCTCAGTGATTCGGGGACATAATCTGTGTTTTACAGCTATTTCAGGTGTGAAACATCcaggtgatttttcttttaaaaccagtttttcaaTGTAATCAAGGCGCAGTTCCCTAAAACGGCCACTAGGTGTCGCAGTTCTTTCCGCTTCTGCTTCTTGAGGAGCCAAAACAAACTTTTCTgaagcgtgcgtgcgtgcgcgcgcgtgtgggTCAGACAGGTACCGTCGCGTTAACAGGAGAAAACTCCACCTTCCAGCGGTCCTTCCGCCGCTTTTGTCCCGTGTTGTGGCCgtctctcctgccctctcctccgGACCGCAGCTCGGTGTTTACGTCGGCAGAAATGGACCAGAACTCCGAACTGTTCGGTAAAACAACATGTTTATACAACGCTCACTTGACTGTATCTCCGTTTCATCTCCGTTAGTTGTCTTAAATCCGACATTTATCCCTAAACTGTCCTGAAATCCTCGGGTTGAAACGGAAAACGTGGAATTACGGAGGTAAAGAGTGAAAGAATCCGCTTCAAGCTCGTGTTGAGCCCAAGAAGTGAAACATTCCCACCCGGGAGGGATAAGAACCGCTTTCTGCTGGTTTCTGGGGGGCAACCTTCTAGAGTGGGTTTTATGcccctttttttattaatttctgATACGTTTCCCGCTGATTCTGCGTCAATGGTCGCTGATGGTGACGCGTAGTTTCGCCCGACTGGACTTTCCAGGAGTTCCACCCCGGTGTTGGGGGTGAAGCCCTGGGTTTGGGTGTGTGAGGGGACTTTCTGCCCCTGCGGGTTACCTGAGAGCCGCTCACTTCCtggtggggggcgggggaggggtcAAGGGGGGCGTGGCCTCCGTCCCCGTCACAGCAGCTGGAAACCTGCAAGATTCTGGCACATCATCAGTCATGTTCATGTTTTAGGACCCAAAACGTTTCGTCAGGGTCACAAATGTCCTGGCGTGCACATAAAGTCCCTTTTATTGAGTATATTTATGAAAATCAGATATTTGTGAGGCGGCTGCCTGGTGATGGACCAGAGCCAGTAGGCAGGGGCTCGGACCACTCTGgtttagcatctgttagcatcaGGCATGAATTGAGCTCTgtgtttccagctgttccttTTAATCAGAtgtgttgacacacacacacacacacacacacacacacacacacacacacacacacacactcatgtgttTTCATCCTGTTTCTCTTCTAACTCACAAAACCCAAACTTTTTCCAACCTTCTCCTGCTGTTGCTAACATACGCAAGAAGATCTTGTTCACATCATCACAGTCATTGATTAGATTAGTAGCTGATTAGAAACGCCTGCTGGCTCAGTTTTAATGTATTTGATCAGTTCTTTATTAAAATCTCGAGCCATCCTGTTTTTCTTATCCTGCTGAGCGCTGCGGCGTCCTCACGGGGAGGGGCGTGGCCTCTCTCagtctcctcccctctctgctcctcctctgatggAGGGTCCCTCACAGACATGTTTAGCTCCATCTTGTgacattgttcctcctgtctgCTGTAGAGAGCGTCCGGGAGACGGTGGGTCGGACGGTCAAACTGACCCTGAGGCGCAAAGTCcagctggaggtcaaaggtgacaagGTGGAGAGCCGAGTGCTGGTAcgtcacacgtgtgtgttttcagctgatGGAGGAAGCTACTGAAGATGAGGAGTGATGAAGCTGTGGCAGAGGATGGAGTGATGGTGGGGAGAACCACCAGACCGGACCAGACCGTGAACCCGGTTTGGTCTGACCTGGTCATGGTGCAGCATCACGGAGGCATCTGGGCTGTTGCCCCTGGCGACGTGCGACTGTAGTGGTTGTGAGAGTTGATGTGGATGCAGAAACAATCAGATCTTCTCCTGTAAACGCTCACTAAACACAATTCAGCAtttttgtgcgtgtgcgtgtgtgtgtgtgtgtgtgtgtgtggtgtgtgtgtgtgtgtgtgtgtgtgtgtgtgtgtgtgtgttttgctctcCAGCACAACAGTGGTGAAATTGAAATGTCCGTCAAGCTTCTTCAACATTTGTTTCTCCCATGAATGATTGTTATTGGTTGACATTGATTTCAGGAGGCCGGATCCCTCTGGGATTGCTGAGCCGGCACACTCCTGTCGGGACATGATtcaacacacgtacacacacgcacaagcacGCGCATGTTTGCTTGTGCGCTACATTCCAACACACCACAAACCCACCTTGAGTCATGAAGTAACGTGTTCCAGGTGCAGGGATCTGCTGTTCCTCTGGTGGATCCCTCGGTGGATCTGACTGGAGTGGCATCATGAGTGTGATGTTATTGAACCAATCAGAGTGGTTgttaataagtgtgtgtgtgtgtgtgtgtgtgtgtgtgtgtgtgtgtgtgtgtgtgtgtgtgtcctcaggctTTGGCGTCTCATCGAGCGTACCTGTTGACAGCACGGCTCCCCTCAAAGGTGGGTACCCGGGATCCAGGTGTTTGGGTACCTGTGACGCAGGTGTTTGGGTACCTGTGACGCAGGTGTTTGGGTACCTGTGACGCAGGTGTTTGGGTACCTGTGATCCAGGTGTTTGGGTACCTGTGATGCAGGTGTTTGGGTACCTGTGACCCAGGTGTTTGGGTACCTGTGACGCAGGTGTTTGGGTACCTGTGATGCAGGTGTTTGGGTACCTGTGACGCAGGTGTTTGGGTACCTGTGATGCAGGTGTTTGGGTACCTGTGACCAGGTGTTTGGGTACCTGTGACGCAGGTGTTTGGGTACCTGTGATGCAGGTGTTTGGGTACCTGTGACCCAGGTGTTTGAAGCTCTAACCTTCACCTTCTGtccgtttcctctcctcctccagatgttttttcttgttgtgtcacattttaaatccaaatgtttcAGCTGCGTTTTCCGATGGATCCAGTTTATGGTCCAAACATTCATTTGTAGATCTAAAACAAATTTGGACACTTTGTTGACCAATTAGCGGTGTGTAGCTCCGCCCAGTCCTACCTGGCAGGTAGAGGAATGCCCCCAGAGCCTGAGCCAGGCTTCTCTGTAGCGCCACCCTGTGGTTTAGTGGCGTCAGGTTTTGTTGATCTGACCTGATTTTCAGTCTGAGCCCAGACGTGAACATGTCCCGACATCTGATCCTGTTGCCCAGAATGCTGCTGTGAGAACAGCCTCGGGaaaggaaaacagaggaagagaaggcggacctgcaggcagcaggaaggaagcCTCGTTTCAACGGGAGCCAAGTCCCGGTCTTTGCTGAAGCTCTTCCCTGTCCCACGTTAGTCCAGCTTCTCTGGGATCCACCAGACATTCACGAGTCTGTGGAAACATCCGTCATCCTGCAGGGAATGAATACATGACTGAGAGTGAGAACGTTATTAAACCCAGCAACATCTGGCCAGGGAACACTGACGGGAACACTGACGGAACACTGACGGGAACACTGACGGGAACACCGACGGGAACACTGACGGGAACACTGACGGGAACATGGGCTGTTCCCGTCAGTGTTCCCGTCAGTGTTCCCGTCAGTGTTCAGTTCCAACAACAAACGTCTGTTtataagagagaaaaaaatgacataaatCTGAGCCagctgacccttgacctttgcttttattgtctgtgtgtgtgtgtgtgtgtgtgtgtgtgtgtgtgtgtgtgtgtgtgtgtggtgtgtgtgtgtgtttaaaaaaacaccaaacaggAATTTAACATCTGGTCGGTTAAAGGAGGAgggctctctcctctctctccccacctgtctttctctccccacctctctctctctcatctcttccctccctccccctctccctgtctatctctctctctctcccttctctcccccctctctctcccctcttcccccaTCTCTGTGATGTTAGCATGTAGCTAGCCTAGCTACATACCAGAAACAGCTCTGGTGTGTTGCTTCACCCGCCAGTTTGTAAACATGATGAAATCCAAGATTAGGTTCCTAATCTCTAACCCTGTTTTATTACAGCTTGAACATTCCTTCAGTTACCTGGATATCCAGGGGATCAGCAGCAACAAGCCCACTCAGGTGTGTGCAGACCAGATGTGGAGCAGCTCGTCCTGCAGCTCATTAATGATTCAGCGCTCTGTGTCGCCCCCTGCAGTTGGTGCTGCAGTATGACCGCGGCCTGTGGAACCTCCACCTGGGCTCCACCGAGGAGGTGGATGAGGTGATCGCTCACATCGGCAGCTGTCTCCGGAGGATCTCCCCCCAAGGATCACCTGTGTAGGTGCCAGTAGGGGGGCGGAGTCACTGAGTACCTCGGGTTCTCCGAGACACAGACCCGGAACGCTGGCGCCTATGTGGAATCTCTTCATTCTGTGTCTCTCTGACGCAGGAAGCTGATGAAGAAGTTGAGTTTGAAGCCTCCAGACAGGACGGCGGCCCTGCAGGCTCTCTGGGAGGAGCAGGGCCCGGCGGATCTGGGACCGTGCGGTGGGTCACAGTGGAAACGGTTCTGGAGTGTGTCTTCAGGTTCTGACGGTGGTGCTGTCTCGTTGCAGGAGGCTTCTCTCATCagtaccggtgtgtgtgtgatttcctGGGTATTCCATACAGAGAGGAGGTCCAGTGGGTCAGTACCTTTCAGCACTTCAGTTTAGCCTGGATGTGATGACGAGGGACATCTGATTactgccctctgattggtcaactGGTTCAGGCCTGTTCTGTAGCAtccagcattagcattagctacaTTAGCACTGGTTTGGTCAGGTTAGGCCTGTTCTGTAGCAtccagcattagcattagctacaTTAGCACTGGTTTGGTCAGGTTAGGCCTGTTCTGTATGTGTCTGTTGCATGTGGAGCTTTTTACCTGTCTCGCTGTCTCACCTGTGGCAGGACGTTGACACCATCTACCTGACCCAGGACACCAGAGAGCTCAACCTGCAGGACTTCATTCACCTGGAGAACAGGTGTGCGAGTGTGAAGACAGGAGCTCTGACTTCCTGCTGTTaactcttcttctgctgtttttctagGGACCTGGTGGCCATCACCACAGCTCTGGAGTACAACCAGTGGTTCACTAAGGTCTCCAGCAAGGACTACAAACTGGTAAAATCAATAAAGCTTCAATTACAAAACAATACACCAATGGAGACGGACAACCTCCACTATGgtccagatgttctccagcatcaccatctctcttcttctcctcaagCAGTAGTTTTTGTTGTGGACAGATGAACCACAAATTGAGTTTGAGTTTATTCAGATCCAGATTTGCTCTCTGACAGTCTGACTGAGATGAAAGTGTTTTAGTCCACAGACGTGTGTGAGCAGATCCTCCGGGTCGTGGCTCGCTCCAGTCGGCTGGAAGAACTGGTGCTGGAGAACGCTGGACTGAAAAGGTCTGAAActctcctcatcatcattatctTCCTCTCTGGACGAGGCTGCAGGATTGATTCTGTTTGTGTCATCAACTCACTCTCGTGGTTGTTTCACCTGCAGTGATTTTGCTCAGAAACTGGCCGTTGCTCTGTCACACAACCCTGCCTCCATGTTGCACACACTCAATCTGAGCAACAActccctggaggacagaggtacacaaacacacacacacacactcaatctgAGCAACAActccctggaggacagagggacacacacacaaacacacacacacacactcaatctgAGCAACAActccctggaggacagaggtacacacacaccacacacactcaatctgAGCAACAActccctggaggacagaggtatacacacacacacacacacactcagtctgAGCAACAActccctggaggacagagggacacacacacacacacacacacacacacacacaatctgagCAACAActccctggaggacagaggtatacacacaaacacactcaatcTGAGCAACAActccctggaggacagaggtatacacacacacacacactcaatctgAGCAACActccctggaggacagaggtacacacaccacacactctcaATCTGAGCAACAActccctggaggacagaggtacacacacacacactctcaatcTGAGCAACAActccctggaggacagaggtacacacacacacacactctcaatcTGAGCAACAACTCCCTGGAGGACatagggacacacacacacacactcgatcTGAGCAACAACTCCCTGGAGGACATTggtacacacacgcgcgcacacacacacacacacacacacacacacacactcaatctgAGCAACAACTCCCTGGAGGACAGTggtacacacacgcgcacacacacacacgcacacacaaacatacacactctCATTCTGAGCAACAGGTCTCTAGAGGAcagtggtacacacacacacacacgcacacacaaacatacacactttCAATCTGAGCAACAGctccctggaggacagaggtacactcacaaacacacacacacatacacacacaggtcaaTGCTTCACTgatgtgatgtcacttcctgcagGTCTTTCGGCTCTGAGCGCCCAGCTGTCCAAACTTCCCATGGGTCTGAAGCTCCTGAACCTGTCCAGAACATCCACGTCCCCTAAAGGTGGACtcacagaaggactggaacacttcctgttgtgtgagTTCTTCTCTTCAGGTGgattttctccatctttcagGTGTAAACAGTCTCTGTCAGGCGCTCTGCTCGAACCCAGCTGTGGCCACCACGCTCAAACATCTGGACTTGTCAGGAAACTCCCTGAGAGGAGACGACCTGCCGGTGGGACGCTCGCCCGTATTCAGACCTTCATTGATCCAGCAGGACGAAGACGCTGAGTGTGATTTTGTCTTTTCCCAGAGCCTCCAGAGTTTCCTGAGTCACTCCAACTGTCTGGAGAGTCTGGACCTGTCCAACAGCGACTGTTGTCTggagcaggtacacacacctgaCGCTCACCTGAGGGACCACCACGTTTGTAAAAGACGCTTTTaccaaaggaaaaaagaatcatTCAGTTATTTCTGAATGTTGTTGTTCCCTgggtcctgctgctgttgtttattTAATCATGTGTGAAAACCTCGTTGTTCACGtttcttctgtggtgttttattttcaggcaTGTTCCTCCTTACTAAGAGGATCTTTGAAACATCTTCGTGTCCTCAACATGTCAAAAACCGTCTTCTCTCAcaggtctctcacctgtctgtaaACGCACACACTGTCCCAACACAAACCAGGTCAAAACACAGGTTTTCCCATCTGTACAGGAAGTGTAAAGAGATCCCGTCGTCCTTTAAACAGTTCTTCAGCAGTGCCCTCGCTCTGACCACAGTCAGCCTGTCAGGAACCAGACTGTCCCTGGAGGCTCTGAAGTAAGGAcacacctgagacacacacctgagagacacacattagcattagcttactTCACCAAGCATCTCCAGATCCTCTTCGTTGACACCAGCTTTGATGTTGACGTCTTCTGAAGAGTGGATCAAAGGGGATCCTGGAAGGAGTTTAAAAGTAGTTTAAATGGAGTTAAATGGAGTTAAATGGagtttaaatggtgtttaaatgGCCGACCGTTGCGTCAGTTCCCTgaagttgctgttgttgctgcagagCTTTGCTGTTGGGACTCGGCTGTAACCCAAACCTGAGTGATGTTTCTCTGGATCTGAGCTGCTGTGAGGTAAAGCCCGTTTAACGGACGTGAGCAGGCAGGAAGCTCCAGAAACATGGAAGCAGGTTTGCGGCGTTCATTCACGTTGCTTCTGTTCTCAGCTGCGTTCCGGAGGATCCCAGATTCTGGAAGGTTGCATTGCCGAGATTCCCAACATCACCTGCTTGGACATTTCAGACAATGGTGAGAGCTTTGATGTCtgggctgtgctgctgtgtgatggttgatgatggttttgtggcgcaGGTCTGGACATGGATCTGACCACCCTGCTGGTCTGGCTGGCCAAGAACCGTTCCATCAAACACCTTTCACTGGGCAAAAACTTCAACAACATCAAGTCTAAGTGGGTGATGACTCAGCACTTTTGGACTTCTGGGTTTTACTTGTTCTGCCTTCCTCCTCAGTAgactctcctctctgttcccccagatctcctctctgttcccccagatcctcctctctgttcccccagatcctcctctttgttcccccagatcttcctctctgttcccccagatcctcctctctgttcccccagatcttcctctctgttcccccagatctcctctctgttcccccagatcctcctctctgttcccccagatcctcctctctgttcccccagatcttcctctctgttcccccagatcttcctctctgttcccccagatcctcctctctgttcccccagatcttcctctctgttcccttcGATCCTCTTCTCTGTTCCCCcagatcctcctctctgttcccccagatcctcctctctgttcccccagatcttcctctctgttcccccagatcctcctctctgttcccccagatcttcctctctgttcccccagatcctcctctcttttcccccagatcctcctctctgttcccttcgatcttcctctctgttcccccagatcttcctctctgttcccccagatcctcctctctgttcccccagatcttcctctctgttcccctaGAGTCATGAACggtgttttatttgaaatgtattATTAGgattattatcattgttgtttTGTCTTCAAGGAATGTGGCTCAGGTTCTGGGCAGTCTGGTCCACATGATCCAGGAGGAGGACTCGGTGAGTCCGAGTGCAGAACTCAACAGAAGTGTCCTCGTGTCCAGTTGGAGGAACTGTTGCTTTAACCTGCCTGTGGATCCTCTCTGCAGCCGCTGAGCTCACTGTCGTTGGCTGATTCCAAACTGAAGGGCGACCTCTCCATCCTGCTCAACGCCCTGGGCAGCAAcacgtctctgaccaagctggACATCAGTGGGAACGCCATGGGGGACATGGGAGCCAAGATGCTGGCCAAAGCCCTGCAGATCAACACCAAACTGAGGTCAGACCCTGGTCAGCCAGAGaagcagcgaggaagaggagcagaggctgtCATCACTCtttaatgctgtgtgtgtgtgtgtgtgtgtgtgtgtgtgtgtgtgtgtgtgtggtgtgtgtgtgtgtgtgtgtgacaggactGTTGTGTGGGACAGAAACAATGTCAGTCCTCAGGGTCTGCAGGACgttgctgctgctttggagAAGTGAGTATAACGCGGTCGTTGTGAAGAACATGTGAGGAACACAGGTGATAAATGTTCTGCCCGTCAGGAACTTCACCATCCGGTTCATGCCTGTCCCCATCATGGACGCAGCCCAGGCGCTGAAGACCAACCCAGAGAAGACAGAAGATGCTTTACTGAAGGTTCTTCTCCTGAGTTCACCAGGTCACCTGTGAAATTTCAGTGTTGAGAACCTTTCTGTCGCTGTAGATGGAGCAGTACCTTCTGAGGAACCATGAGACGCGCAAGTACCTCCAGGAGCAGGCGTACCGCCTACAGCAAGGGATCGTGATGACCACCACACAGCAGGCGGGCAGACACatgcataaatacacacatacacacacacgtgcgcgctgACCCCTCACCTCTGTGTGGTACAGATGATGGACATGATGTGCGTGAGGGTTCAGGACCACCTGAACTCTCTGCGGTTCTCAGAGACCAGCCTGGTCCAGGAGGACGTGAAGGTGGCAAAGAACCTCATGACGGACGCTAAGAGCTCCAAGACGGTAGGTTGACAGGCTGTCAAAGTTCTGGTGTAGAAAAAGTCAGAATTGCAGCTGATGCAGACCTGGACACGTCCCCCACCGTTGCAGCTGCTGCCGAGCCTCTACCACCTGGGGAGCGGCCTGTCCGGAGGCATGTGCACCGGCGCCATTCAGGACAAGCTGGAGTCGATGGCCGGGGAGGTGGCtcaggtgatggaggagcagctgcaggtgagagcaggagcagggtGGTGGCCGTCGTTAAACTAAACCCATTCATCAGCAGTGGTCATTGTGTagatgatgctggtgatgatggtggacgCCGCTGAGCGTCTGTGTCCTCACGTGATGGCGGGCGGTAACCTTcgtcaggagctgctgaaggcagGAGCGGCAAGGATGACCATCCCccacagcttcatcagcagcaccCTGCTGGACCAGTCTGGGATGGACATCATCAACAAGATCAGGTGTGCTGATCTCCTGGAGCTCCAGGCTCCATCTGACACTCTCAGCATTCTGGACCTTCTTCTGTCTCCAACAGTGAAGTCAAATTGAACGTGGCCTCGCTTCTGTCTGACCGGATCCTGGATGAAATCCTGGAGTCTCTGTCCAGGTCCCAGCACACACTGgtgagcatccatccatccatccatccatccatctgtccacctgTGCATCCATCTCTCTGCATCTATCctttattgccccccccccccttgtttggTTTCaggctgatcatgtgaccagaagGTCTCAGCCTCTGGTGCGTCAGGAGGCCCAGACGGAGACCGAGGTTGTGGATGAGGTGGTCCTGAAGGACCAGAAACAGGGTCATGTCCAGGACCAGAACCGTGGGTTGGAGGACTTGGACCCCTGCATGGTTGGTTTTTACAAGCTGGGGCCTCATCTGGAGCTTGACTGGGACGTCCAGTAACGTCCTTGTGTCCCCTTTCAGGTGACTCCTATATCCAAGAGGAAGAGTATTCTGGTCAGAATGCTGCGACCCGTCTCTGTCGCATTTGGTGAGAAGGACACACTAAATTCAGAACTAACTAGACCCAAGTCTCAACGACAGAAGCGTCTTAAACCGGGTAACAAATCTGTTTCATCTGGGCCAAAATGGCCTTTAACTTCAAACCCACTGAGGATCCCAGAAACcagatgaaacaggaagtcgaCCATGTTGCATGTCGTCacagctgcttcagcttctgACCTCGTAACAGTTTAGTCTGACGTTCTTCCCCTCGTGGTCCTACAGAGATGGAGTTTGACCTGGACAAAGCTTTGGAGGAGGTCCCCATCCACGTGGaagaccctcctcctccttcaactGCCCCACAGCCACAGGGCAGAAGTGCTGTGTGTCTCAGTGAGCTCCCCCCTGTGGAGCTGACAACCCTGGAGCACTGCACCAAAACCCGGCCCAAACCCATGAAGAGGACCAAACCCAGCCGAGCAGCTGTAAGTGGAGCTCAGAGAGGAGTCGTGCGACACTAGTCTAGCACATCAACACTCGTGTCCTCCGTGGTTCTTTCTCCAGCGAGAGTCGAGTCGTCGCTTAGTGACGCACgaagcagagcagaacagcatCATGGGGAAGTTGGATGAAGGCCTGGAAGACTTCTTCTACAAGAAAGTCATCAAGCTCAGCTTCAAGTGAGAGTTTTGATCCGAACATCATCTCGTGCTCATCATGGCGGTGAGTTAGCGAAGGTCCAACCGCCAGTAACTCTCTGGCTCTCCTCAGACGCTCCTCTGTCGGAGGTCCCAGCCCCCGCCTGCAGGAAGCAACAGAGAAGAAGCACGAGTCCAGGAAGAGCGGCTTCTTCAACCTCATCAAATCCAGAACGTCCCGCTCAGAGAAGAGCCACGGAGCTGCAGCCATCGCTCCGCCGCAGCCctccccagctcctcctcctccctgctcaacTGCCTGTATTAGCCCAGTGGCGGAGGAAGCTACACAGGCCTCTCCGACTCCACCACAGAAGGAGCTCCACCTGGAGCACGCCGACTCTGTGACGGAGAACGCTCCAGCAGCCGGTGAAGCtgctgaggagaaggagaaggaggcgcCGCAGGACGACATGAAGCAGGAGAAGAACACACACGTTCGCCTTATTGGTGTTCCTGTGATGGGCCTGGACCTGCTTGCTGAGATGAAGGCCCGACAAGAGAAGATGGCTGTGAAGAAGGTGAGGTGCTACTGGTTTTAGAACATTCAATATGTCTTTacttgtttcttgtttttaatgtcaTAAATTTGGTCCTGCGTTGTCAGTCGACCTCCACGTTGGACGCAGCAGATGCTGATGGAGGTACGTTGTCCTCCTCATTTTATTCTGACATGCTGCCCAGcgtgtccagcagggggcagatgTTTTTACACCTGTATCGGTTCTTTTGCTGCAGTCA is a window of Takifugu flavidus isolate HTHZ2018 chromosome 21, ASM371156v2, whole genome shotgun sequence DNA encoding:
- the LOC130517951 gene encoding F-actin-uncapping protein LRRC16A-like isoform X8; amino-acid sequence: MDQNSELFESVRETVGRTVKLTLRRKVQLEVKGDKVESRVLALASHRAYLLTARLPSKLEHSFSYLDIQGISSNKPTQLVLQYDRGLWNLHLGSTEEVDEVIAHIGSCLRRISPQGSPVKLMKKLSLKPPDRTAALQALWEEQGPADLGPCGGFSHQYRCVCDFLGIPYREEVQWDVDTIYLTQDTRELNLQDFIHLENRDLVAITTALEYNQWFTKVSSKDYKLSTDVCEQILRVVARSSRLEELVLENAGLKSDFAQKLAVALSHNPASMLHTLNLSNNSLEDRGLSALSAQLSKLPMGLKLLNLSRTSTSPKGVNSLCQALCSNPAVATTLKHLDLSGNSLRGDDLPSLQSFLSHSNCLESLDLSNSDCCLEQACSSLLRGSLKHLRVLNMSKTVFSHRKCKEIPSSFKQFFSSALALTTVSLSGTRLSLEALKALLLGLGCNPNLSDVSLDLSCCELRSGGSQILEGCIAEIPNITCLDISDNGLDMDLTTLLVWLAKNRSIKHLSLGKNFNNIKSKNVAQVLGSLVHMIQEEDSPLSSLSLADSKLKGDLSILLNALGSNTSLTKLDISGNAMGDMGAKMLAKALQINTKLRTVVWDRNNVSPQGLQDVAAALEKNFTIRFMPVPIMDAAQALKTNPEKTEDALLKMEQYLLRNHETRKYLQEQAYRLQQGIVMTTTQQMMDMMCVRVQDHLNSLRFSETSLVQEDVKVAKNLMTDAKSSKTLLPSLYHLGSGLSGGMCTGAIQDKLESMAGEVAQVMEEQLQMMLVMMVDAAERLCPHVMAGGNLRQELLKAGAARMTIPHSFISSTLLDQSGMDIINKISEVKLNVASLLSDRILDEILESLSRSQHTLADHVTRRSQPLVRQEAQTETEVVDEVVLKDQKQGHVQDQNRGLEDLDPCMVTPISKRKSILVRMLRPVSVAFEMEFDLDKALEEVPIHVEDPPPPSTAPQPQGRSAVCLSELPPVELTTLEHCTKTRPKPMKRTKPSRAARESSRRLVTHEAEQNSIMGKLDEGLEDFFYKKVIKLSFKRSSVGGPSPRLQEATEKKHESRKSGFFNLIKSRTSRSEKSHGAAAIAPPQPSPAPPPPCSTACISPVAEEATQASPTPPQKELHLEHADSVTENAPAAGEAAEEKEKEAPQDDMKQEKNTHVRLIGVPVMGLDLLAEMKARQEKMAVKKSTSTLDAADADGVKSNVQPAKEAAESRPEPAPRSKPHCITPRPPSPQGSKPPVEPDGPTGSSDPSSPTSPTSPTCPTGPTSPTGSTSPTSPTSPTGPTGPTGSSDPTSPTGPTGPTGSSDPTSPTSPTGPTGSSDPSSPIGSRPSSAYISGDSAEAPAKAPLPPPRLKRAPSGQDAESLSSSPAGQDDRDSSSLHSDVCPEGGAITEPLSPVFVGSRRWSSLKRSSLSAAATDSRERAKSLPTYVNRPESDLDEGEELLPPTDSKSEDECEDECEDVLSA